A stretch of DNA from Granulicella pectinivorans:
TCACGCGCCACGTCCCCGTCTTGATCCTCACGTGTTCTCCTCACATCCAATGTTCAGGTATCCCATCATCATATCTCCCCTCGAGTAAGCGAAGAAGATTCGTGGGGGGAGGGGCAACCATCCATCGCTATGTCTCATCGGAGCTACTTGAGATCCTGAGTGACCCGAGGCGTTTGCGCCTCGCACGTTCCAGAATTTCATGTCCTCCCCCTCGATACGGCCTCCGATATTTCGGAGGCCGTATCCTTTGCTCGCCACAACCAGATACGATGGAGGTATGCGCCCTTTTGCAGAAGAGCAGAAGACTGAAACGCCGGCCCTTCATTCAAGATCCGTCACGCGGCGCAGTCTGCTGATGGGTGCGGGCCTTGCAGTAGCGGGAACTACCCTCTATTCCTGCGAATTTGCGCGCCACGCACTCCAGCACATCGAAGTTCCGGTTGCCGTCCGCAATTTACCCGAAGCCTTCCAGGGATTTCGCATCGTCCAGATCTCGGACATTCACTTCGACGAGTACACCGAGCCTTCGTTTTTCAATCACATTATTCAGGAAGTCAATGCCTTATCCGCTGATCTGGTGCTAATCACCGGGGACTTCATCACGCATGGGCCGCCCCGCCATGTCCCGGAGCAGGACATCTACCAGGTCGCGGAGGCTTTGCGGGGACTTACCTGTCCCCAGCGGATGGGATGCCTGGGAAATCACGACTCTGCGGTCGGCGCGGACTATATCGCCGGCATCCTGCGCGGGCGCGACACCCCGGTCCTGGTCAATCAGTACGTTCCGATTGAGCGGAGCGGCCAGCATATCTGGATCGGCGGAGTCGCTGACCCGGCAACGAGCCGGCCGAATCTCGGGCTTGCCATGCCCCGAAACCCGGATGCACCTGTCATCCTGATGGCGCATGCCCCGGACTACGTGGACGATGTTCTGAGGCACCCGGACGGCGGAAAAGTGGATCTTGTGCTCTCCGGACACACGCACGGCGGACAGGTTCGCTTACCGGGCATCGGTCCGCTGATTCTTCCCCCCATGGGAAAGAAGTATGCCCACGGGCACTATCGGTTTGGATCGCTGCAACTCTATGTGAACAGGGGCCTAGGAACCGTCGGAGTGCCGATTCGCTTCAATTGCCCCCCGGAGATTACGACGATCACGCTGTCACGTGCCTGATCCGGGATCAGCGCTTTCACGGACTAACGAGCCCGTCGCACCGGCTTCTTTTCTTCGACCACAACGGGTGCCGCGGGAGCAGGCGTGCCACCGCTCTTCTCCACCATCCAGCCGTCGAGAAGGCTCTTCTTGAAGCGCCAGCGGTTCCCAAGCTTGAACGCCGGGACAAATCCTTCGGAGGCATAGCGATAAAGCGTGTCCCCGCTGATTCCCAGATACTCCGCCGCCTGCCGGATATCCATCACCTCACGGACCATCACCTGCACCGCTCCAGCCATCGCAAACTCCTTTGGGGTGAAAACCACTCAGCCCAACCGTTGTACCGTCTTTTCCACAACCTTACAAGGCAAATCTATTTTTGCCACCATGTTGCCGGTAGTTCTTGACCCGGGAAAACGTCGCTGGGCAGGCCGGGTTCGGGCGACCAGACAGGGATGTTCTTCTCGCTGGCGACTGCGGTCAAGCGCGCGATCGGCTGCTTCCAGCCGTGCAGCGCCAGGTCGAAGAGGCCCCAGTGGATCGGCATCATCAGGCCGTGCGCACCCATCGCCTCAAAGGCACGGAGTGCATGGTCGGGTCCGAGGTGGATGTCGCCCCACAGCGGATGATAGGCGCCAATCTCCAGCATGGTCAGGTCGAACGGCCCGTATTGAGCGGCGATCTCGCCAAAGCCGTCCCACCAGCCGGTATCCGCTCCAAAGTAGACGGTGTGGTGCGACCCCTTCAGCACAAAGGCACCCCAAAGGGTTTCAAATCGGTTGAAAAGGCTCCGTCCGGAGAAGTGGCGGGATGGGACG
This window harbors:
- a CDS encoding metallophosphoesterase, translating into MRPFAEEQKTETPALHSRSVTRRSLLMGAGLAVAGTTLYSCEFARHALQHIEVPVAVRNLPEAFQGFRIVQISDIHFDEYTEPSFFNHIIQEVNALSADLVLITGDFITHGPPRHVPEQDIYQVAEALRGLTCPQRMGCLGNHDSAVGADYIAGILRGRDTPVLVNQYVPIERSGQHIWIGGVADPATSRPNLGLAMPRNPDAPVILMAHAPDYVDDVLRHPDGGKVDLVLSGHTHGGQVRLPGIGPLILPPMGKKYAHGHYRFGSLQLYVNRGLGTVGVPIRFNCPPEITTITLSRA
- a CDS encoding helix-turn-helix domain-containing protein; this encodes MAGAVQVMVREVMDIRQAAEYLGISGDTLYRYASEGFVPAFKLGNRWRFKKSLLDGWMVEKSGGTPAPAAPVVVEEKKPVRRAR